The following proteins are co-located in the Halictus rubicundus isolate RS-2024b chromosome 1, iyHalRubi1_principal, whole genome shotgun sequence genome:
- the Nep3 gene encoding M13 family metallopeptidase neprilysin 3 isoform X3, which yields MSVKMMMYKQAEFEDEDSSSIGSSAPHSEALSMSAPHVRFRSVTFPIKGTSLWRARSALERCLFIICAGLLLMVVMLSIVMSSKNGWDETQILHVTSHGDDGSHCLTEHCVTVAANIINSIDRSVDPCEDFYGYACGGWMKKNPIPDGSSMWGTFGKLEQDNQLVVKNVLEKSLGEMRSKAEKKAKYYFLSCMDANDTIENLGAKPMLGLLERIGGWNISGNFDVSAWSLQTSMHILQNVYNMDGLFTWAVNEDDRNSTRHIIQIDQGGLTLPTADNYLNVTEHAKVLTAYLEYMTKIGVLLGGEENSTRRQMQEVIDFETRLAEIMTPLEDRRDEEKLYNLMTLNQLQEKAPFLSWVTYFQNATRLIGKKINGKATIVNFVPEYFVKLSKLVTNYTKTDEKKIVLNNYLVWQTVRSLTGCLSKPFRDAYKGLRKALIGSEGREEQWRYCVSDTSNAMGFAIGAMFVREVFHGKSKPMAEEMIEEVRKAFTKNLKNLDWMDAETRRSAEEKANAITDMIGFPNFILKQNELDDRYKDLLIRQDEYFENNIRVNKYNLKKNLDKLDKPVNKTTWIMTPPTVNAYYRPTKNQIVFPAGILQSPFYDMENPKSLNFGGIGVVMGHELTHAFDDQGREYDLNGNLNQWWNNATIDRFKNRTECFVEQYNGFEIQGRHVNGRQTLGENIADNGGLKAAYHAYITTPKTYKDQMPLPGLNLTHRQLFFLNFAQVWCSAATSEAISLQIEKDSHCPPKYRVIGPLSNLPEFASEFNCQQGSRMNPVHKCEVW from the exons ATGTCGGTGAAG ATGATGATGTACAAACAGGCGGAGTTCGAGGACGAGGACTCCAGCAGCATAGGGTCCAGTGCTCCCCACAGTGAAGCGCTCAGCATGTCGGCGCCGCACGTTCGATTCCGCTCGGTAACTTTCCCAATCAAg GGAACGTCGCTGTGGAGAGCGAGGAGTGCGCTCGAGCGATGCCTTTTCATCATATGCGCGGGCCTCTTGCTGATGGTCGTGATGCTCTCGATCGTCATGAGCAGCAAAAACGGCTGGGACGAGACGCAGATACTCCACGTGACATCACACGGAGACG ATGGGTCCCACTGTTTGACGGAGCATTGCGTCACCGTGGCGGCGAACATCATAAACAGCATAGACCGCTCGGTGGACCCTTGCGAGGATTTCTACGGATACGCCTGCGGAGGATGGATGAAGAAGAACCCCATACCGGATGGGAGCAGCATGTGGGGGACCTTCGGGAAACTCGAGCAAGACAATCAGTTGGTGGTCAAGAACGTTCTTG AGAAATCGCTCGGCGAGATGAGGTCCAAGGCAGAAAAGAAGGCCAAGTATTATTTCTTATCGTGCATGGACGCGAACGACACCATAGAGAACCTGGGTGCGAAGCCTATGCTCGGTTTGTTGGAGAGGATCGGCGGCTGGAACATATCCGGGAATTTCGACGTGTCCGCGTGGTCCCTGCAAACCAGCATGCACATTCTGCAGAACGTTTACAACATGGACGGTCTGTTTACATGGGCGGTGAACGAGGACGATCGAAATAGCACCAGGCACATTATACAA ATCGATCAGGGTGGGCTGACCTTGCCGACCGCCGACAACTATCTGAACGTTACCGAGCACGCCAAGGTGCTGACCGCTTATCTCGAGTACATGACCAAG ATCGGCGTGCTGCTGGGCGGGGAAGAGAATTCGACGAGACGGCAGATGCAGGAGGTGATCGATTTCGAGACGAGGCTGGCGGAGATCATGACACCGCTGGAGGATCGTCGGGACGAGGAGAAACTCTACAACCTGATGACGTTGAACCAGCTCCAGGAAAAAGCACCCTTC CTGTCCTGGGTAACCTACTTCCAAAACGCCACCCGACTGATCGGCAAGAAGATCAACGGCAAGGCGACGATCGTGAATTTTGTGCCAGAGTATTTCGTCAAGTTGTCGAAGCTCGTGACGAACTACACGAAAACGGACGAGAAGAAGAT AGTGCTGAACAACTATCTGGTCTGGCAGACCGTGAGATCGTTGACTGGTTGCCTGTCAAAACCGTTCCGCGACGCATACAAGGGCCTCAGGAAGGCCTTGATCGGTTCGGAGGGGCGAGAGGAACAGTGGCGTTATTGTGTCAGCGATACCAGCAACGCGATGGGCTTCGCGATCGGAGCCATGTTCGTCCGAGAAGTTTTCCACGGGAAGAGCAAGCCTATG GCGGAGGAGATGATCGAGGAAGTGCGGAAAGCTTTCACCAAGAATTTGAAGAACCTCGATTGGATGGACGCGGAGACCAGGCGGTCGGCGGAGGAGAAGGCGAACGCCATCACCGACATGATCGGCTTTCCCAATTTTATTCTGAAGCAGAACGAGCTCGACGACCGATACAAGGATCTGTTGATAAGGCAGGACGAATACTTTGAGAACAACATTCGGGTGAACAAGTACAACCTGAAGAAAAACCTGGATAAGCTGGACAAGCCCGTAAACAAAACCACTTGGATCATGACTCCGCCAACGGTGAACGCTTACTACAGGCCTACCAAGAATCAAATAGTCTTCCCGGCCGGAATTCTACAGAGTCCGTTCTACGACATGGAGAATCCTAAGAGCTTAAACTTTGGCGGGATAGGAGTGGTGATGGGACATGAGCTGACGCATGCGTTCGACGATCAAG GGAGGGAGTACGATTTGAACGGAAACTTGAACCAGTGGTGGAACAACGCCACCATAGACAGGTTCAAAAATAGAACGGAGTGCTTCGTGGAGCAGTACAACGGCTTCGAAATACAGGGCCGGCACGTGAACGGACGGCAAACTCTGG GAGAAAATATTGCGGACAACGGAGGCCTCAAAGCTGCGTACCACGCGTACATCACCACGCCTAAAACTTACAAGGACCAAATGCCCCTGCCCGGGCTGAACTTGACGCACCGACAGCTTTTCTTCCTGAACTTTGCTCAG GTTTGGTGTTCCGCTGCCACGTCCGAGGCGATATCGCTCCAAATCGAGAAAGATTCTCATTGTCCTCCAAAGTACAGAGTGATCGGGCCTCTGTCGAACCTACCGGAGTTCGCCTCGGAGTTCAACTGTCAACAGGGTTCGCGAATGAATCCGGTCCACAAGTGCGAGGTCTGGTAA
- the Nep3 gene encoding M13 family metallopeptidase neprilysin 3 isoform X5, with translation MSVKMMMYKQAEFEDEDSSSIGSSAPHSEALSMSAPHVRFRSGTSLWRARSALERCLFIICAGLLLMVVMLSIVMSSKNGWDETQILHVTSHGDDGSHCLTEHCVTVAANIINSIDRSVDPCEDFYGYACGGWMKKNPIPDGSSMWGTFGKLEQDNQLVVKNVLEKSLGEMRSKAEKKAKYYFLSCMDANDTIENLGAKPMLGLLERIGGWNISGNFDVSAWSLQTSMHILQNVYNMDGLFTWAVNEDDRNSTRHIIQIDQGGLTLPTADNYLNVTEHAKVLTAYLEYMTKIGVLLGGEENSTRRQMQEVIDFETRLAEIMTPLEDRRDEEKLYNLMTLNQLQEKAPFLSWVTYFQNATRLIGKKINGKATIVNFVPEYFVKLSKLVTNYTKTDEKKIVLNNYLVWQTVRSLTGCLSKPFRDAYKGLRKALIGSEGREEQWRYCVSDTSNAMGFAIGAMFVREVFHGKSKPMAEEMIEEVRKAFTKNLKNLDWMDAETRRSAEEKANAITDMIGFPNFILKQNELDDRYKDLLIRQDEYFENNIRVNKYNLKKNLDKLDKPVNKTTWIMTPPTVNAYYRPTKNQIVFPAGILQSPFYDMENPKSLNFGGIGVVMGHELTHAFDDQGREYDLNGNLNQWWNNATIDRFKNRTECFVEQYNGFEIQGRHVNGRQTLGENIADNGGLKAAYHAYITTPKTYKDQMPLPGLNLTHRQLFFLNFAQVWCSAATSEAISLQIEKDSHCPPKYRVIGPLSNLPEFASEFNCQQGSRMNPVHKCEVW, from the exons ATGTCGGTGAAG ATGATGATGTACAAACAGGCGGAGTTCGAGGACGAGGACTCCAGCAGCATAGGGTCCAGTGCTCCCCACAGTGAAGCGCTCAGCATGTCGGCGCCGCACGTTCGATTCCGCTCG GGAACGTCGCTGTGGAGAGCGAGGAGTGCGCTCGAGCGATGCCTTTTCATCATATGCGCGGGCCTCTTGCTGATGGTCGTGATGCTCTCGATCGTCATGAGCAGCAAAAACGGCTGGGACGAGACGCAGATACTCCACGTGACATCACACGGAGACG ATGGGTCCCACTGTTTGACGGAGCATTGCGTCACCGTGGCGGCGAACATCATAAACAGCATAGACCGCTCGGTGGACCCTTGCGAGGATTTCTACGGATACGCCTGCGGAGGATGGATGAAGAAGAACCCCATACCGGATGGGAGCAGCATGTGGGGGACCTTCGGGAAACTCGAGCAAGACAATCAGTTGGTGGTCAAGAACGTTCTTG AGAAATCGCTCGGCGAGATGAGGTCCAAGGCAGAAAAGAAGGCCAAGTATTATTTCTTATCGTGCATGGACGCGAACGACACCATAGAGAACCTGGGTGCGAAGCCTATGCTCGGTTTGTTGGAGAGGATCGGCGGCTGGAACATATCCGGGAATTTCGACGTGTCCGCGTGGTCCCTGCAAACCAGCATGCACATTCTGCAGAACGTTTACAACATGGACGGTCTGTTTACATGGGCGGTGAACGAGGACGATCGAAATAGCACCAGGCACATTATACAA ATCGATCAGGGTGGGCTGACCTTGCCGACCGCCGACAACTATCTGAACGTTACCGAGCACGCCAAGGTGCTGACCGCTTATCTCGAGTACATGACCAAG ATCGGCGTGCTGCTGGGCGGGGAAGAGAATTCGACGAGACGGCAGATGCAGGAGGTGATCGATTTCGAGACGAGGCTGGCGGAGATCATGACACCGCTGGAGGATCGTCGGGACGAGGAGAAACTCTACAACCTGATGACGTTGAACCAGCTCCAGGAAAAAGCACCCTTC CTGTCCTGGGTAACCTACTTCCAAAACGCCACCCGACTGATCGGCAAGAAGATCAACGGCAAGGCGACGATCGTGAATTTTGTGCCAGAGTATTTCGTCAAGTTGTCGAAGCTCGTGACGAACTACACGAAAACGGACGAGAAGAAGAT AGTGCTGAACAACTATCTGGTCTGGCAGACCGTGAGATCGTTGACTGGTTGCCTGTCAAAACCGTTCCGCGACGCATACAAGGGCCTCAGGAAGGCCTTGATCGGTTCGGAGGGGCGAGAGGAACAGTGGCGTTATTGTGTCAGCGATACCAGCAACGCGATGGGCTTCGCGATCGGAGCCATGTTCGTCCGAGAAGTTTTCCACGGGAAGAGCAAGCCTATG GCGGAGGAGATGATCGAGGAAGTGCGGAAAGCTTTCACCAAGAATTTGAAGAACCTCGATTGGATGGACGCGGAGACCAGGCGGTCGGCGGAGGAGAAGGCGAACGCCATCACCGACATGATCGGCTTTCCCAATTTTATTCTGAAGCAGAACGAGCTCGACGACCGATACAAGGATCTGTTGATAAGGCAGGACGAATACTTTGAGAACAACATTCGGGTGAACAAGTACAACCTGAAGAAAAACCTGGATAAGCTGGACAAGCCCGTAAACAAAACCACTTGGATCATGACTCCGCCAACGGTGAACGCTTACTACAGGCCTACCAAGAATCAAATAGTCTTCCCGGCCGGAATTCTACAGAGTCCGTTCTACGACATGGAGAATCCTAAGAGCTTAAACTTTGGCGGGATAGGAGTGGTGATGGGACATGAGCTGACGCATGCGTTCGACGATCAAG GGAGGGAGTACGATTTGAACGGAAACTTGAACCAGTGGTGGAACAACGCCACCATAGACAGGTTCAAAAATAGAACGGAGTGCTTCGTGGAGCAGTACAACGGCTTCGAAATACAGGGCCGGCACGTGAACGGACGGCAAACTCTGG GAGAAAATATTGCGGACAACGGAGGCCTCAAAGCTGCGTACCACGCGTACATCACCACGCCTAAAACTTACAAGGACCAAATGCCCCTGCCCGGGCTGAACTTGACGCACCGACAGCTTTTCTTCCTGAACTTTGCTCAG GTTTGGTGTTCCGCTGCCACGTCCGAGGCGATATCGCTCCAAATCGAGAAAGATTCTCATTGTCCTCCAAAGTACAGAGTGATCGGGCCTCTGTCGAACCTACCGGAGTTCGCCTCGGAGTTCAACTGTCAACAGGGTTCGCGAATGAATCCGGTCCACAAGTGCGAGGTCTGGTAA
- the Nep3 gene encoding M13 family metallopeptidase neprilysin 3 isoform X2: protein MSRVSSEGCIRPSRRVASRRVDCRRNGVGRVRGLSRCYSSDPRATDVLAVAATAALVYSVRRNGDAMMMMYKQAEFEDEDSSSIGSSAPHSEALSMSAPHVRFRSGTSLWRARSALERCLFIICAGLLLMVVMLSIVMSSKNGWDETQILHVTSHGDDGSHCLTEHCVTVAANIINSIDRSVDPCEDFYGYACGGWMKKNPIPDGSSMWGTFGKLEQDNQLVVKNVLEKSLGEMRSKAEKKAKYYFLSCMDANDTIENLGAKPMLGLLERIGGWNISGNFDVSAWSLQTSMHILQNVYNMDGLFTWAVNEDDRNSTRHIIQIDQGGLTLPTADNYLNVTEHAKVLTAYLEYMTKIGVLLGGEENSTRRQMQEVIDFETRLAEIMTPLEDRRDEEKLYNLMTLNQLQEKAPFLSWVTYFQNATRLIGKKINGKATIVNFVPEYFVKLSKLVTNYTKTDEKKIVLNNYLVWQTVRSLTGCLSKPFRDAYKGLRKALIGSEGREEQWRYCVSDTSNAMGFAIGAMFVREVFHGKSKPMAEEMIEEVRKAFTKNLKNLDWMDAETRRSAEEKANAITDMIGFPNFILKQNELDDRYKDLLIRQDEYFENNIRVNKYNLKKNLDKLDKPVNKTTWIMTPPTVNAYYRPTKNQIVFPAGILQSPFYDMENPKSLNFGGIGVVMGHELTHAFDDQGREYDLNGNLNQWWNNATIDRFKNRTECFVEQYNGFEIQGRHVNGRQTLGENIADNGGLKAAYHAYITTPKTYKDQMPLPGLNLTHRQLFFLNFAQVWCSAATSEAISLQIEKDSHCPPKYRVIGPLSNLPEFASEFNCQQGSRMNPVHKCEVW, encoded by the exons ATGTCGCGTGTTTCGTCCGAAGGTTGTAttcggccgtcgcgtcgcgtcgcgtcgcgtcgcgtcgattgTCGTCGAAACGGCGTAGGGCGCGTTCGCGGGCTCTCGCGATGTTATTCCAGCGATCCGAGAGCAACCGACGTGCTCGCGGTCGCGGCAACGGCGGCCCTGGTATATTCGGTTAGGCGCAACGGCGACGCGATG ATGATGATGTACAAACAGGCGGAGTTCGAGGACGAGGACTCCAGCAGCATAGGGTCCAGTGCTCCCCACAGTGAAGCGCTCAGCATGTCGGCGCCGCACGTTCGATTCCGCTCG GGAACGTCGCTGTGGAGAGCGAGGAGTGCGCTCGAGCGATGCCTTTTCATCATATGCGCGGGCCTCTTGCTGATGGTCGTGATGCTCTCGATCGTCATGAGCAGCAAAAACGGCTGGGACGAGACGCAGATACTCCACGTGACATCACACGGAGACG ATGGGTCCCACTGTTTGACGGAGCATTGCGTCACCGTGGCGGCGAACATCATAAACAGCATAGACCGCTCGGTGGACCCTTGCGAGGATTTCTACGGATACGCCTGCGGAGGATGGATGAAGAAGAACCCCATACCGGATGGGAGCAGCATGTGGGGGACCTTCGGGAAACTCGAGCAAGACAATCAGTTGGTGGTCAAGAACGTTCTTG AGAAATCGCTCGGCGAGATGAGGTCCAAGGCAGAAAAGAAGGCCAAGTATTATTTCTTATCGTGCATGGACGCGAACGACACCATAGAGAACCTGGGTGCGAAGCCTATGCTCGGTTTGTTGGAGAGGATCGGCGGCTGGAACATATCCGGGAATTTCGACGTGTCCGCGTGGTCCCTGCAAACCAGCATGCACATTCTGCAGAACGTTTACAACATGGACGGTCTGTTTACATGGGCGGTGAACGAGGACGATCGAAATAGCACCAGGCACATTATACAA ATCGATCAGGGTGGGCTGACCTTGCCGACCGCCGACAACTATCTGAACGTTACCGAGCACGCCAAGGTGCTGACCGCTTATCTCGAGTACATGACCAAG ATCGGCGTGCTGCTGGGCGGGGAAGAGAATTCGACGAGACGGCAGATGCAGGAGGTGATCGATTTCGAGACGAGGCTGGCGGAGATCATGACACCGCTGGAGGATCGTCGGGACGAGGAGAAACTCTACAACCTGATGACGTTGAACCAGCTCCAGGAAAAAGCACCCTTC CTGTCCTGGGTAACCTACTTCCAAAACGCCACCCGACTGATCGGCAAGAAGATCAACGGCAAGGCGACGATCGTGAATTTTGTGCCAGAGTATTTCGTCAAGTTGTCGAAGCTCGTGACGAACTACACGAAAACGGACGAGAAGAAGAT AGTGCTGAACAACTATCTGGTCTGGCAGACCGTGAGATCGTTGACTGGTTGCCTGTCAAAACCGTTCCGCGACGCATACAAGGGCCTCAGGAAGGCCTTGATCGGTTCGGAGGGGCGAGAGGAACAGTGGCGTTATTGTGTCAGCGATACCAGCAACGCGATGGGCTTCGCGATCGGAGCCATGTTCGTCCGAGAAGTTTTCCACGGGAAGAGCAAGCCTATG GCGGAGGAGATGATCGAGGAAGTGCGGAAAGCTTTCACCAAGAATTTGAAGAACCTCGATTGGATGGACGCGGAGACCAGGCGGTCGGCGGAGGAGAAGGCGAACGCCATCACCGACATGATCGGCTTTCCCAATTTTATTCTGAAGCAGAACGAGCTCGACGACCGATACAAGGATCTGTTGATAAGGCAGGACGAATACTTTGAGAACAACATTCGGGTGAACAAGTACAACCTGAAGAAAAACCTGGATAAGCTGGACAAGCCCGTAAACAAAACCACTTGGATCATGACTCCGCCAACGGTGAACGCTTACTACAGGCCTACCAAGAATCAAATAGTCTTCCCGGCCGGAATTCTACAGAGTCCGTTCTACGACATGGAGAATCCTAAGAGCTTAAACTTTGGCGGGATAGGAGTGGTGATGGGACATGAGCTGACGCATGCGTTCGACGATCAAG GGAGGGAGTACGATTTGAACGGAAACTTGAACCAGTGGTGGAACAACGCCACCATAGACAGGTTCAAAAATAGAACGGAGTGCTTCGTGGAGCAGTACAACGGCTTCGAAATACAGGGCCGGCACGTGAACGGACGGCAAACTCTGG GAGAAAATATTGCGGACAACGGAGGCCTCAAAGCTGCGTACCACGCGTACATCACCACGCCTAAAACTTACAAGGACCAAATGCCCCTGCCCGGGCTGAACTTGACGCACCGACAGCTTTTCTTCCTGAACTTTGCTCAG GTTTGGTGTTCCGCTGCCACGTCCGAGGCGATATCGCTCCAAATCGAGAAAGATTCTCATTGTCCTCCAAAGTACAGAGTGATCGGGCCTCTGTCGAACCTACCGGAGTTCGCCTCGGAGTTCAACTGTCAACAGGGTTCGCGAATGAATCCGGTCCACAAGTGCGAGGTCTGGTAA
- the Nep3 gene encoding M13 family metallopeptidase neprilysin 3 isoform X1: MSRVSSEGCIRPSRRVASRRVDCRRNGVGRVRGLSRCYSSDPRATDVLAVAATAALVYSVRRNGDAMMMMYKQAEFEDEDSSSIGSSAPHSEALSMSAPHVRFRSVTFPIKGTSLWRARSALERCLFIICAGLLLMVVMLSIVMSSKNGWDETQILHVTSHGDDGSHCLTEHCVTVAANIINSIDRSVDPCEDFYGYACGGWMKKNPIPDGSSMWGTFGKLEQDNQLVVKNVLEKSLGEMRSKAEKKAKYYFLSCMDANDTIENLGAKPMLGLLERIGGWNISGNFDVSAWSLQTSMHILQNVYNMDGLFTWAVNEDDRNSTRHIIQIDQGGLTLPTADNYLNVTEHAKVLTAYLEYMTKIGVLLGGEENSTRRQMQEVIDFETRLAEIMTPLEDRRDEEKLYNLMTLNQLQEKAPFLSWVTYFQNATRLIGKKINGKATIVNFVPEYFVKLSKLVTNYTKTDEKKIVLNNYLVWQTVRSLTGCLSKPFRDAYKGLRKALIGSEGREEQWRYCVSDTSNAMGFAIGAMFVREVFHGKSKPMAEEMIEEVRKAFTKNLKNLDWMDAETRRSAEEKANAITDMIGFPNFILKQNELDDRYKDLLIRQDEYFENNIRVNKYNLKKNLDKLDKPVNKTTWIMTPPTVNAYYRPTKNQIVFPAGILQSPFYDMENPKSLNFGGIGVVMGHELTHAFDDQGREYDLNGNLNQWWNNATIDRFKNRTECFVEQYNGFEIQGRHVNGRQTLGENIADNGGLKAAYHAYITTPKTYKDQMPLPGLNLTHRQLFFLNFAQVWCSAATSEAISLQIEKDSHCPPKYRVIGPLSNLPEFASEFNCQQGSRMNPVHKCEVW; this comes from the exons ATGTCGCGTGTTTCGTCCGAAGGTTGTAttcggccgtcgcgtcgcgtcgcgtcgcgtcgcgtcgattgTCGTCGAAACGGCGTAGGGCGCGTTCGCGGGCTCTCGCGATGTTATTCCAGCGATCCGAGAGCAACCGACGTGCTCGCGGTCGCGGCAACGGCGGCCCTGGTATATTCGGTTAGGCGCAACGGCGACGCGATG ATGATGATGTACAAACAGGCGGAGTTCGAGGACGAGGACTCCAGCAGCATAGGGTCCAGTGCTCCCCACAGTGAAGCGCTCAGCATGTCGGCGCCGCACGTTCGATTCCGCTCGGTAACTTTCCCAATCAAg GGAACGTCGCTGTGGAGAGCGAGGAGTGCGCTCGAGCGATGCCTTTTCATCATATGCGCGGGCCTCTTGCTGATGGTCGTGATGCTCTCGATCGTCATGAGCAGCAAAAACGGCTGGGACGAGACGCAGATACTCCACGTGACATCACACGGAGACG ATGGGTCCCACTGTTTGACGGAGCATTGCGTCACCGTGGCGGCGAACATCATAAACAGCATAGACCGCTCGGTGGACCCTTGCGAGGATTTCTACGGATACGCCTGCGGAGGATGGATGAAGAAGAACCCCATACCGGATGGGAGCAGCATGTGGGGGACCTTCGGGAAACTCGAGCAAGACAATCAGTTGGTGGTCAAGAACGTTCTTG AGAAATCGCTCGGCGAGATGAGGTCCAAGGCAGAAAAGAAGGCCAAGTATTATTTCTTATCGTGCATGGACGCGAACGACACCATAGAGAACCTGGGTGCGAAGCCTATGCTCGGTTTGTTGGAGAGGATCGGCGGCTGGAACATATCCGGGAATTTCGACGTGTCCGCGTGGTCCCTGCAAACCAGCATGCACATTCTGCAGAACGTTTACAACATGGACGGTCTGTTTACATGGGCGGTGAACGAGGACGATCGAAATAGCACCAGGCACATTATACAA ATCGATCAGGGTGGGCTGACCTTGCCGACCGCCGACAACTATCTGAACGTTACCGAGCACGCCAAGGTGCTGACCGCTTATCTCGAGTACATGACCAAG ATCGGCGTGCTGCTGGGCGGGGAAGAGAATTCGACGAGACGGCAGATGCAGGAGGTGATCGATTTCGAGACGAGGCTGGCGGAGATCATGACACCGCTGGAGGATCGTCGGGACGAGGAGAAACTCTACAACCTGATGACGTTGAACCAGCTCCAGGAAAAAGCACCCTTC CTGTCCTGGGTAACCTACTTCCAAAACGCCACCCGACTGATCGGCAAGAAGATCAACGGCAAGGCGACGATCGTGAATTTTGTGCCAGAGTATTTCGTCAAGTTGTCGAAGCTCGTGACGAACTACACGAAAACGGACGAGAAGAAGAT AGTGCTGAACAACTATCTGGTCTGGCAGACCGTGAGATCGTTGACTGGTTGCCTGTCAAAACCGTTCCGCGACGCATACAAGGGCCTCAGGAAGGCCTTGATCGGTTCGGAGGGGCGAGAGGAACAGTGGCGTTATTGTGTCAGCGATACCAGCAACGCGATGGGCTTCGCGATCGGAGCCATGTTCGTCCGAGAAGTTTTCCACGGGAAGAGCAAGCCTATG GCGGAGGAGATGATCGAGGAAGTGCGGAAAGCTTTCACCAAGAATTTGAAGAACCTCGATTGGATGGACGCGGAGACCAGGCGGTCGGCGGAGGAGAAGGCGAACGCCATCACCGACATGATCGGCTTTCCCAATTTTATTCTGAAGCAGAACGAGCTCGACGACCGATACAAGGATCTGTTGATAAGGCAGGACGAATACTTTGAGAACAACATTCGGGTGAACAAGTACAACCTGAAGAAAAACCTGGATAAGCTGGACAAGCCCGTAAACAAAACCACTTGGATCATGACTCCGCCAACGGTGAACGCTTACTACAGGCCTACCAAGAATCAAATAGTCTTCCCGGCCGGAATTCTACAGAGTCCGTTCTACGACATGGAGAATCCTAAGAGCTTAAACTTTGGCGGGATAGGAGTGGTGATGGGACATGAGCTGACGCATGCGTTCGACGATCAAG GGAGGGAGTACGATTTGAACGGAAACTTGAACCAGTGGTGGAACAACGCCACCATAGACAGGTTCAAAAATAGAACGGAGTGCTTCGTGGAGCAGTACAACGGCTTCGAAATACAGGGCCGGCACGTGAACGGACGGCAAACTCTGG GAGAAAATATTGCGGACAACGGAGGCCTCAAAGCTGCGTACCACGCGTACATCACCACGCCTAAAACTTACAAGGACCAAATGCCCCTGCCCGGGCTGAACTTGACGCACCGACAGCTTTTCTTCCTGAACTTTGCTCAG GTTTGGTGTTCCGCTGCCACGTCCGAGGCGATATCGCTCCAAATCGAGAAAGATTCTCATTGTCCTCCAAAGTACAGAGTGATCGGGCCTCTGTCGAACCTACCGGAGTTCGCCTCGGAGTTCAACTGTCAACAGGGTTCGCGAATGAATCCGGTCCACAAGTGCGAGGTCTGGTAA